A DNA window from Danio aesculapii chromosome 1, fDanAes4.1, whole genome shotgun sequence contains the following coding sequences:
- the septin3 gene encoding neuronal-specific septin-3 isoform X2 codes for MSEIVPPEVRPKPAVPAKPSHVAPPSSTPFVPSPQGTGGEGQGSGRGSALLGYIGIDTIIEQMRKKTMKAGFDFNIMVVGQSGLGKSTLVNTLFKSQVSRRSTSWSRDEKIPKTVEIKSVSHVIEEGGVKMKLTVVDTPGFGDQINNDNCWEPISKHINEQYEKFLKEEVNIARKKRIPDTRVHCCLYFISPTGHSLRQLDIEFMKHLSRVVNIIPVIAKSDTLTPEEKTEFKQRVRKELEVCGIECYPQKEFDEDMEDKSDNDKIRETMPFAVVGSDKEYQVNGKRVLGRKTAWGVVEVENPNHCEFSLLRDFMIRSHLQDLKEVTHNIHYETYRAKRLNDNGGLHPISSSGHETQESNL; via the exons ATGTCAGAAATTGTGCCCCCTGAAGTGAGACCTAAACCTGCCGTTCCAGCTAAGCCCTCTCATGTGGCACCGCCTTCCAGCACACCCTTTGTGCCTTCACCCCAGGGAACAGGGGGCGAAGGTCAAGGGTCAGGTCGAGGATCTGCATTGCTTGGATACATCGGCATAGACACCATCATCGAGCAGATGCGGAAGAAGACCATGAAGGCAGGATTTGACTTCAACATCATGGTTGTCG GTCAGAGTGGTCTTGGGAAGTCCACGTTAGTGAATACGCTTTTTAAGTCCCAGGTGAGCAGGAGAAGCACAAGCTGGAGTCGTGATGAGAAGATTCCAAAGACTGTTGAGATTAAATCTGTGTCTCATG tgATCGAGGAAGGAGGAGTGAAGATGAAGTTAACAGTCGTTGATACGCCAGGTTTCGGGGATCAAATCAACAATGATAATTG CTGGGAGCCAATATCCAAACATATCAATGAACAATATGAGAAATTTTTAAAGGAAGAGGTCAACATTGCTCGCAAGAAACGCATCCCAGATACCAGAGTGCACTGCTGCTTGTATTTCATATCCCCTACTGGACATTC GCTTCGCCAGTTGGACATCGAGTTCATGAAACATCTGAGTCGAGTGGTCAACATCATTCCTGTCATAGCCAAATCAGACACACTCACTCCTGAAGAAAAAACGGAATTTAAACAGAGA GTGAGGAAGGAGTTGGAAGTGTGTGGGATCGAATGTTATCCACAGAAAGAGTTTGATGAAGACATGGAGGATAAAAGTGATAACGATAAGATCAGG GAGACAATGCCATTTGCTGTGGTAGGAAGTGATAAAGAGTATCAGGTCAATGGCAAACGAGTTTTAGGAAGAAAGACAGCCTGGGGAGTTGTGGAGG TTGAAAACCCAAATCACTGCGAATTTTCCTTACTTCGGGATTTTATGATTAG GTCTCACCTCCAGGACCTGAAAGAGGTCACTCATAACATCCACTATGAGACGTACCGTGCCAAGAGGCTCAATGATAATGGAGGTCTGCATCCCATCTCATCATCTGGCCACGAAACACAAGAAAGCAACCtgtga